From one Stieleria sp. JC731 genomic stretch:
- a CDS encoding PSD1 and planctomycete cytochrome C domain-containing protein, which yields MHRHRAPVALMLLLAALIPSISVAEDRTSTNAKAPDFIRDVQPILGQKCERCHGDRVQKGELNLASLAGIRTGGESGDPAIGETLDESLLWYLVESDQMPPDGASPLTDDQKSVLRDWIQSVDLAELADDSDAALNQHDVLPIVLLRCVTCHGAQRIDGGLDLRTVETMKTGGTSGPAIIAGDPDHSLMIQRIESEACPPSDLLLKFFVRRPSSAETTTIREWIAQGAVELPIEPDVADGTTDALVTDSDRQHWAFQKINDETENWKHDSIDGFVQHRLNEQGLQLSKQADRDTLIRRAYFDLIGLPPTLKDLDRWRNNPADDWYAQLVDELLDSPRYGERWGRYWLDLAGYADSEGGISADPLRPVAWKYRDYVIGAFNEDKPYDKFLIEQLAGDELVDYQNATEITDEMVDHLIATGFLRMGIDETGSRTMNFVPERLKVIGDAINVVSTSLMGLTMECARCHSHKYDPIPQRDYYRLKAIFQGALDEHDWHSFKTRKINLGTEQQRELAARINPPLEKQVKRLQSQQKALVKQVQLDLLRHHYPDQTEQDNETTIKALRIADNNRTLPQRTLVEKLQQAELLPDDQQPESVLQGRQTIESLRQQINQIRQQMAPTLQIRALWDQGRPSPTYLLQRGEHTKPGRLVGPGVPAVLTDGKTQFTPIPPFPNGTAKTGRRLAFAQWLTNPDHPLTARVMVNRIWHHHFGRGIVTDLGNFGRQSPPPSHPELLDWLATQFVQNGWSVKQIHRLIMNSETYRQTSRVDEQLHQADPQNKFLSRMNMRRLDAEALRDSLLFVSGKLDERAGGIPDTVSVDRDGLVSVDPTENRMWRRSVYLQFRRTEIPTMMDTFDYPPMGPNCLTRNVSVVSPQALMLMNNGQVYELAKAFADRVQINSPKDIRSQITTAYAMLLSRSPSKDEMRLSIETITELENLSDGDRQNALETYCHTLFNSAAALYVD from the coding sequence ATGCACCGTCATCGTGCCCCAGTCGCACTGATGCTCCTCCTCGCCGCGTTGATCCCTTCGATCAGTGTCGCCGAAGACCGAACATCAACCAACGCCAAGGCACCCGACTTCATTCGCGACGTTCAGCCCATCCTTGGACAGAAATGCGAACGATGTCATGGCGACCGAGTTCAAAAGGGTGAACTGAACCTCGCGTCTCTTGCCGGTATTCGAACCGGTGGTGAATCGGGCGATCCTGCGATCGGCGAAACTCTCGATGAAAGCCTACTTTGGTATTTGGTCGAAAGCGACCAGATGCCTCCAGATGGTGCGTCTCCACTGACCGACGATCAAAAGTCCGTCCTGCGTGATTGGATTCAATCGGTTGACTTGGCCGAACTGGCCGATGACAGCGATGCCGCCCTGAATCAGCACGACGTCTTGCCGATCGTGTTGCTTCGCTGCGTGACCTGTCATGGCGCGCAGCGGATCGATGGCGGACTGGACCTGCGAACGGTCGAAACAATGAAAACCGGTGGCACGTCCGGACCGGCGATCATCGCTGGCGATCCAGATCACAGCTTGATGATCCAACGAATCGAAAGCGAAGCCTGTCCTCCAAGCGACCTACTGTTAAAGTTTTTTGTTCGTCGCCCATCATCAGCTGAAACGACAACCATTCGTGAATGGATCGCCCAGGGTGCAGTCGAACTGCCGATCGAGCCCGATGTCGCTGACGGAACGACGGATGCATTGGTAACCGATTCTGATCGCCAACACTGGGCGTTCCAGAAGATCAATGACGAAACAGAAAACTGGAAACACGACTCGATTGACGGCTTTGTTCAGCACCGATTGAACGAGCAAGGGCTACAGCTTTCTAAACAAGCCGATCGCGACACGCTGATTCGACGAGCGTATTTTGATTTGATCGGCCTGCCACCGACACTAAAGGACCTCGATCGCTGGCGCAACAATCCTGCCGATGATTGGTATGCACAGCTCGTCGATGAGCTGCTCGATTCGCCTCGTTATGGTGAACGCTGGGGACGCTACTGGCTTGATTTAGCTGGCTACGCGGATTCCGAAGGCGGCATCTCTGCAGACCCCTTGCGACCAGTGGCATGGAAGTACCGAGACTATGTCATCGGGGCATTCAACGAAGACAAACCGTATGACAAGTTTCTCATCGAGCAACTCGCTGGCGACGAATTGGTTGACTACCAAAACGCGACCGAGATCACCGACGAGATGGTCGATCACTTGATCGCAACTGGCTTTCTACGAATGGGCATCGACGAAACAGGATCACGGACGATGAACTTCGTTCCCGAACGGTTAAAAGTGATTGGTGACGCGATCAATGTAGTTAGCACTTCGTTGATGGGGCTAACGATGGAATGTGCACGCTGCCACTCACACAAATACGACCCCATTCCTCAACGCGACTACTATCGACTGAAAGCCATCTTTCAGGGTGCTCTCGATGAGCACGACTGGCATAGCTTCAAGACTCGCAAGATCAACCTCGGCACAGAACAACAACGTGAACTGGCCGCTAGGATCAACCCGCCTCTTGAAAAGCAAGTCAAACGCCTGCAATCGCAACAGAAGGCGCTCGTCAAACAAGTCCAACTCGACCTGCTTCGACATCACTATCCGGACCAGACGGAGCAGGACAACGAGACGACGATCAAGGCACTGCGAATCGCAGACAACAATCGTACATTGCCACAACGAACTCTCGTCGAAAAGCTTCAGCAAGCAGAATTACTGCCCGACGATCAGCAACCCGAATCGGTTCTTCAAGGACGACAAACGATCGAATCGCTTCGTCAACAAATCAACCAAATCCGGCAGCAGATGGCACCGACGTTGCAGATCCGTGCCCTTTGGGATCAGGGGCGACCTTCACCGACTTATCTTTTGCAACGTGGCGAACACACCAAACCGGGGCGTTTGGTCGGGCCAGGTGTTCCGGCAGTCCTAACCGATGGAAAAACCCAATTCACTCCGATCCCTCCCTTTCCCAATGGAACGGCAAAAACGGGACGGCGTTTGGCCTTCGCACAATGGCTTACCAACCCCGACCACCCGTTGACCGCTCGCGTCATGGTGAACCGAATCTGGCACCATCATTTCGGTCGCGGGATCGTCACAGACTTGGGGAATTTCGGCCGGCAAAGCCCGCCTCCGTCTCACCCCGAACTACTTGATTGGTTGGCAACACAGTTTGTCCAAAACGGTTGGAGCGTCAAACAGATTCATCGCCTGATAATGAACTCCGAAACCTATCGACAAACCAGCCGAGTTGACGAACAGCTTCACCAAGCTGATCCACAAAACAAATTCTTATCGCGAATGAATATGCGGCGTCTCGATGCCGAAGCATTGCGTGATTCGCTGCTGTTCGTCAGCGGAAAATTAGACGAGCGTGCCGGAGGCATTCCGGACACCGTCTCCGTCGATCGCGACGGCTTGGTCAGCGTCGATCCCACTGAAAATCGAATGTGGCGACGCAGCGTCTATCTACAATTTCGCCGAACAGAAATCCCGACGATGATGGACACGTTCGACTATCCGCCGATGGGCCCCAATTGCCTCACGCGCAACGTTTCAGTTGTCTCGCCACAAGCGTTGATGTTGATGAATAACGGCCAAGTCTACGAACTCGCCAAGGCATTCGCTGATCGTGTTCAAATCAACTCCCCCAAAGACATCCGATCGCAGATCACAACAGCCTACGCGATGTTGCTTTCCCGGTCCCCCAGCAAAGACGAGATGCGGCTTTCGATCGAAACGATTACAGAGCTGGAAAACCTTTCCGATGGTGATCGGCAAAATGCCTTGGAGACCTATTGTCATACGTTGTTCAATTCTGCAGCCGCGTTGTATGTCGATTAA
- a CDS encoding DUF1501 domain-containing protein: MSPSKHPTLTRRRLFSRAGEGVLGAALAQLLCDDYIGRSQVLGNELIHQPQPEPGGHNLRPKSPHHPPKAKAVIQLFMNGGPSQMDLFDPKPVLNRMDGKPYPGNPEDVGNFGTTGIGVMMGGRYRFDRHGQSGLWMADPLPHTAKMADDLCMINSMWTDHPNHDNALYKIHSGRLFMGYPTLGAWTAYGLGSENQNLPAYVVLSDPLGMPKNGTRNWTSGFLPPVYAGTPFRPTGSPILHLKPQYDQPSPVTQSARQLLQQLDQIHQRQRPFQPNLESRLESYGLAARMQLSASEALDLSRESRQTWEMYGIDKAPTDSYARRCLLARRLVERGVRFIQIFLEEQPWDSHVDLGPNHRAACERTDRPVAALLKDLKQRGLLDSTLVIWGGEFGRTPTTQKTGDIYTGRDHNMQAFTSWMAGGGVRGGMAYGATDDFGHQVTENPVSVHDFHATILHLLGLHHQELFFVRSGLEERLTGVEEPNVVTDIIS, from the coding sequence GTGTCCCCATCAAAGCATCCCACCCTGACGCGTCGGCGATTGTTTTCCCGAGCTGGCGAGGGTGTTCTTGGAGCAGCGCTGGCACAGCTTTTATGCGATGACTACATCGGCCGTTCGCAGGTCCTTGGGAATGAACTGATCCATCAGCCGCAGCCAGAACCCGGCGGCCACAACCTTCGTCCAAAGTCGCCCCATCATCCGCCGAAGGCCAAAGCGGTTATTCAGTTGTTCATGAACGGCGGGCCTAGCCAAATGGATTTATTCGATCCCAAGCCGGTCTTAAACCGGATGGACGGAAAACCGTATCCCGGCAATCCCGAAGATGTCGGCAACTTTGGCACCACCGGCATCGGTGTGATGATGGGAGGCCGATATCGGTTTGATCGCCATGGACAGTCCGGCCTTTGGATGGCTGACCCGCTGCCGCATACGGCAAAGATGGCCGATGACTTGTGCATGATCAACTCGATGTGGACCGATCATCCCAACCATGACAACGCCTTATACAAAATCCACAGCGGCCGATTGTTCATGGGCTACCCAACGCTCGGCGCCTGGACGGCTTATGGATTGGGTTCTGAAAACCAAAACTTGCCTGCCTATGTCGTGCTTAGTGATCCGTTGGGGATGCCTAAAAACGGGACGCGCAATTGGACATCCGGATTCCTGCCCCCGGTCTACGCGGGCACACCGTTTCGTCCGACAGGATCGCCGATCCTGCACCTAAAACCGCAATATGACCAACCATCACCGGTCACCCAAAGCGCTCGGCAACTGCTCCAGCAACTCGATCAGATCCACCAACGGCAACGCCCTTTCCAACCGAACTTAGAATCGCGTCTTGAATCCTATGGACTGGCCGCGCGGATGCAACTTTCAGCAAGCGAGGCTCTCGATTTGTCTCGTGAAAGTCGTCAAACGTGGGAGATGTATGGGATCGACAAAGCTCCGACCGACTCGTACGCGCGACGTTGCTTGCTGGCGAGGCGACTCGTCGAACGCGGTGTTCGATTCATCCAAATATTCTTGGAAGAGCAGCCTTGGGATAGCCATGTTGACTTAGGCCCCAATCATCGCGCGGCCTGTGAAAGAACCGATCGTCCCGTTGCAGCTTTGCTGAAAGACCTAAAACAACGCGGGCTACTGGACAGTACCCTGGTGATCTGGGGAGGCGAATTTGGGCGCACCCCGACAACGCAAAAGACGGGCGATATTTACACCGGGCGCGATCACAACATGCAAGCGTTCACAAGCTGGATGGCGGGCGGGGGCGTCCGCGGGGGCATGGCCTATGGAGCCACCGATGACTTTGGACACCAGGTGACCGAAAATCCTGTTAGCGTGCATGACTTTCACGCAACGATCTTGCACCTACTGGGGCTTCATCACCAAGAGCTATTCTTTGTTCGCAGCGGATTAGAAGAGCGGCTCACCGGTGTCGAAGAACCTAACGTTGTCACCGACATCATCTCTTAA
- a CDS encoding PVC-type heme-binding CxxCH protein — translation MNTILSSAGFFKRAGFSALRLRCVTVVVTCLSLASFQNIQADDFPEIYNNEADRDASPMPAEEAAKAMALQAGFSSTVFASEPEVQNPIAMAWDDRGRMWVAENYTYSDRNQHFDLSLRDRVVILHDEDGDGKSDSRKVFTDKVQMLTSVETGRGGVWLMCPPQLLFIPDADQDDVPDGPPQVVLDGFTVADANYHNFANGLRWGPDGWLYGRSGHSCPGEIGLPGTPQEKRVPIDGGIWRYHPDWKTVEVLTHGTVNPWGHDWDADGELFFINTVIGHLWHCMPGAHFIESFGESPNPLVYERLDMIADHYHYDRNGSWQESRDGAANELGGGHAHIGMMIYQAGKWPVQYQNKLFTLNMHGLRCNVETLRRVGAGYVGSHEPDFFICKDPFFRGLEISTGPDGDAYVLDWSDTGECHDHTGVHRTSGRIYKIRYEGAPDLQTPLTKPACLTGTGPLHNLWRDYIAGQTSPERLRSLLTNEDEHLRTWAIRLLTDRWPLDTFRGPMKDTVYPDDPQTRQAFIELAANDPSGLVLSTLASTLQRLPVDQRLSLAIELIRRDEFASDRDLPAMIWFGLMPVADRYPEQLVAAISDCRIPKIVRWSTRAVATKVGEHPSALNHLLTLANSFPLSMQQQVLAGMGEAYEGWHKVDVPDSWSTFAKSKAAQSDPQLVRRLNLLFGDGRALDELRDLAKSSRTPLKTRVSALQSLIDAKPSDLRQICESLLDQRELNAVAAKGLSQFDDPTVGIKLTQMYRRFHPNDRPAVIEILVSRPSFADALLDRLDADRNPIDRGDVSAFHARQIIAFGQDDLTKKLAERWGTLRDSPADRRAKIDDMKASLTKYELSNANLSQGRALFKKTCSQCHRLFGEGENIGPDLTGAQRSSLDYLLENILDPSAVVGKDHRMSIVLLDDGRVLNGLVVSKNEKTLVIQTQSQKETISMDSVEQIRVTPLSPMPDGLLTTLSDEQVRDLIGYLMSPTQVSMP, via the coding sequence GTGAACACAATTCTGTCTTCAGCAGGCTTTTTCAAGCGAGCTGGCTTTTCAGCGTTGCGATTGCGATGCGTCACCGTTGTCGTGACTTGTCTATCGCTGGCGAGTTTTCAAAACATCCAAGCGGACGACTTTCCAGAAATCTACAACAACGAAGCCGACCGCGACGCTTCACCGATGCCGGCCGAAGAGGCAGCAAAGGCGATGGCTTTGCAGGCAGGGTTTTCGTCGACGGTATTTGCCAGTGAACCGGAGGTACAGAATCCGATTGCGATGGCATGGGACGATCGCGGAAGAATGTGGGTCGCGGAGAACTACACGTATTCAGATCGCAATCAGCATTTCGATCTCAGTCTGCGCGATCGCGTTGTGATCTTGCACGACGAAGATGGCGACGGAAAGTCTGATTCGCGAAAAGTCTTCACCGACAAAGTTCAGATGCTAACCAGCGTCGAAACTGGCCGAGGCGGTGTCTGGTTGATGTGCCCACCACAGTTGTTGTTCATTCCCGATGCGGATCAAGACGATGTGCCCGATGGCCCGCCACAGGTTGTACTGGATGGCTTTACGGTTGCTGACGCGAACTACCATAACTTTGCCAATGGCCTGCGCTGGGGACCGGACGGTTGGTTGTACGGTCGCTCTGGACACTCGTGCCCAGGCGAAATTGGGCTACCGGGAACGCCACAAGAAAAACGTGTGCCGATTGATGGTGGCATCTGGCGATACCATCCCGATTGGAAAACGGTCGAAGTCTTGACCCACGGGACCGTCAATCCGTGGGGGCATGACTGGGATGCCGACGGCGAGCTGTTCTTTATCAATACCGTCATTGGTCACCTGTGGCACTGCATGCCAGGGGCGCACTTCATCGAGTCGTTTGGCGAAAGTCCCAATCCCTTGGTTTACGAACGATTGGATATGATCGCCGATCACTATCACTACGATCGCAACGGGTCATGGCAGGAAAGTCGCGACGGCGCGGCAAATGAACTCGGTGGAGGTCACGCACACATCGGCATGATGATCTATCAAGCCGGGAAGTGGCCCGTGCAGTATCAGAACAAACTGTTCACATTGAACATGCACGGTTTGCGATGCAATGTGGAAACGCTACGACGCGTCGGTGCAGGATATGTCGGCAGCCATGAGCCAGACTTTTTTATCTGTAAAGACCCTTTCTTTCGCGGTCTGGAAATCAGTACCGGTCCCGATGGCGACGCCTATGTATTGGACTGGAGTGATACCGGCGAGTGCCATGACCATACCGGTGTGCACCGAACTAGCGGTCGGATCTATAAGATTCGCTATGAAGGCGCACCCGATCTTCAAACGCCACTGACCAAGCCTGCTTGTCTCACCGGAACGGGGCCACTGCACAACCTTTGGCGTGACTACATCGCCGGGCAAACTTCGCCAGAGCGATTGCGCTCGCTTCTGACAAACGAGGATGAGCACCTGCGGACTTGGGCCATTCGGCTGCTAACTGACCGTTGGCCGCTGGATACGTTTCGAGGGCCGATGAAAGACACCGTCTATCCCGATGACCCACAAACCCGCCAAGCTTTTATCGAACTGGCTGCCAATGACCCTTCCGGGCTGGTCTTGTCAACGCTGGCGTCGACGCTACAGCGTTTGCCTGTTGATCAACGATTGTCGTTGGCCATTGAATTGATTCGTCGCGACGAATTTGCAAGCGACCGCGATTTGCCCGCGATGATTTGGTTTGGGCTGATGCCGGTTGCAGATAGGTATCCCGAGCAACTGGTCGCTGCGATATCAGATTGCAGGATCCCCAAGATCGTTCGCTGGTCAACTCGGGCGGTCGCTACAAAAGTCGGTGAGCATCCGTCCGCACTGAATCATCTGCTGACGCTGGCGAACTCATTTCCTCTTTCCATGCAGCAACAGGTTCTCGCCGGAATGGGTGAGGCCTATGAAGGCTGGCATAAAGTCGACGTACCTGATTCCTGGTCGACCTTTGCGAAGTCCAAGGCGGCGCAGTCGGACCCGCAGTTGGTCCGGCGATTGAATTTGTTGTTTGGCGACGGTCGGGCTCTTGATGAACTACGTGACTTGGCCAAGTCGTCACGCACGCCGCTGAAGACTCGAGTGTCGGCGCTTCAATCGCTGATCGATGCCAAGCCAAGTGATCTGCGTCAAATCTGCGAGTCGCTGCTCGATCAGCGTGAGTTGAACGCGGTCGCTGCGAAGGGGCTTTCACAATTCGATGATCCTACGGTGGGGATCAAGTTGACTCAGATGTATCGTCGTTTTCATCCCAATGACCGTCCCGCGGTGATCGAGATTTTGGTTTCGCGTCCGAGTTTCGCGGACGCGCTTTTGGACCGGCTTGATGCAGATCGGAACCCTATCGATCGCGGCGATGTCTCTGCATTTCATGCGAGACAAATCATCGCGTTTGGCCAGGATGACTTGACGAAGAAACTTGCCGAACGTTGGGGGACGTTGCGTGATTCACCCGCGGACCGTCGAGCCAAGATCGACGACATGAAAGCGTCATTGACGAAATATGAACTGTCAAACGCGAACCTTTCGCAAGGTCGAGCCTTGTTCAAGAAGACTTGCTCGCAGTGCCATCGGTTATTCGGCGAAGGCGAGAATATTGGGCCCGACCTGACCGGCGCTCAGCGATCTAGCTTGGACTATCTGCTTGAGAATATTCTGGATCCGAGTGCCGTCGTTGGGAAAGACCATCGGATGTCAATTGTCTTGCTCGACGATGGTCGGGTGCTGAACGGGTTGGTGGTTTCCAAGAATGAAAAGACGTTGGTGATTCAAACGCAATCACAGAAAGAGACTATCTCGATGGATTCGGTCGAGCAGATCCGTGTGACACCGTTGTCACCGATGCCTGATGGATTGTTGACAACACTTTCGGATGAGCAGGTTCGTGATCTGATCGGGTACTTGATGAGTCCGACGCAGGTTTCCATGCCTTAG